A single Clostridia bacterium DNA region contains:
- a CDS encoding halocarboxylic acid dehydrogenase DehI family protein — translation MSWKKGNRLSMVRESEARGRVREIYDEFKHALGVPHVNVVIQVYAAFPTFLDLFWRTTKPVAETQGFFDFAERLRADAYTRIHNYFDVPDLCERTADMKFSTGAQQELAEVIELFQYNNPLLLLLAAAQMQSFDGPIGDANAVRKPARHPVFQNKPILIEEDQQPAPVRKICDEMKRAFGMPVVNTDYQALARWPDFLRTYWEVLKPTSESPLFQQCRYSIRESAFSLSRDLPGPIELTVAQLSEAGMDDDDLASLVRITELFVGGLSGLVLNIAIAKIGMEGGNLQQRGHGKRKPVPATSPTRAA, via the coding sequence ATGTCGTGGAAAAAGGGCAATCGGCTTTCGATGGTTAGAGAAAGCGAAGCGCGAGGGCGCGTACGCGAGATCTACGACGAATTCAAGCACGCGCTGGGTGTGCCGCATGTCAACGTAGTGATTCAGGTGTATGCCGCATTCCCGACATTTTTGGATTTGTTCTGGCGCACAACGAAGCCAGTTGCGGAAACTCAAGGTTTCTTCGACTTCGCGGAAAGATTGCGCGCGGATGCTTATACCCGGATACATAATTATTTCGACGTGCCGGACCTGTGCGAACGAACGGCGGACATGAAGTTCAGCACCGGGGCGCAGCAGGAGTTGGCGGAGGTTATCGAACTGTTTCAGTACAACAACCCGCTGCTGCTCTTGCTCGCGGCCGCCCAGATGCAAAGCTTCGATGGCCCAATCGGCGATGCGAACGCAGTCCGCAAACCCGCGCGGCATCCAGTGTTTCAAAATAAACCCATCCTCATCGAGGAAGATCAGCAACCTGCGCCAGTTCGCAAGATTTGCGATGAAATGAAACGCGCTTTCGGCATGCCGGTCGTGAATACTGATTATCAGGCGTTGGCGCGCTGGCCTGATTTTCTGCGGACGTACTGGGAAGTATTGAAGCCAACATCCGAGTCTCCGCTATTTCAGCAGTGTCGATATTCAATTCGCGAGAGCGCCTTCTCACTCTCTAGAGATTTGCCCGGCCCAATCGAATTGACGGTCGCTCAACTGAGCGAAGCAGGCATGGACGACGACGATCTCGCATCGTTGGTACGTATCACCGAGTTATTCGTTGGCGGGCTGAGCGGTCTTGTTCTCAATATCGCAATTGCAAAAATCGGCATGGAGGGCGGCAACCTGCAACAGCGCGGACACGGAAAGCGAAAGCCCGTGCCGGCAACCTCGCCAACTCGGGCCGCCTGA
- the prfB gene encoding peptide chain release factor 2 (programmed frameshift) produces MVDELEQEYAALKDKVRELREYLDAPKLRTQLEAVEKKVADPNFWSDSENSQKTMRERKRLEDGISTDSELARRVEDIAAYFELAGEGEDVSSELKRELEELRERVDKLETKTLLSGPTDANNAIVTIHPGAGGTESQDWAEMLLRMYLRWSERQGFEAVLNDYQPGEEAGLKSATFSVSGEFAYGLLSSEIGVHRLVRISPFDQAKRRHTSFASVFVSPEIDENIDIVIKPEDIRVDTYRSGGAGGQHVNTTDSAVRITHFPSGIVVSCQNERSQHKNRDRGFKILRSKLYEYELEKKRATSRQIEDTKLDIDFGSQIRSYVLHPYRMVKDHRTKYEVGDVDRILDGDLDGFIRAYLQLRRAETKA; encoded by the exons ATGGTTGACGAGCTCGAACAGGAATACGCGGCACTGAAGGACAAGGTTCGCGAGCTTCGGGAGTATCTT GACGCGCCAAAACTGCGCACCCAGCTCGAAGCAGTAGAGAAAAAAGTCGCCGACCCAAACTTCTGGTCCGACTCTGAAAATTCACAGAAAACCATGCGCGAGCGCAAGCGGCTTGAGGACGGCATCTCGACCGACAGCGAACTCGCGCGCCGTGTAGAAGACATCGCCGCCTACTTCGAACTTGCCGGCGAAGGCGAAGACGTCAGCAGCGAACTCAAGCGGGAGCTCGAGGAGCTTCGCGAGCGCGTGGACAAACTCGAGACCAAGACGCTGCTCTCCGGCCCCACGGACGCCAACAACGCCATCGTGACCATCCATCCCGGCGCTGGCGGAACCGAGTCGCAAGACTGGGCTGAGATGCTTCTCCGCATGTATTTGCGCTGGAGTGAGCGCCAGGGCTTTGAGGCTGTTCTCAACGACTACCAGCCCGGCGAAGAAGCGGGGCTCAAGTCCGCAACGTTTAGCGTCAGCGGCGAGTTCGCTTACGGCCTCCTCAGCAGTGAGATCGGCGTGCATCGCTTAGTTCGCATCTCGCCCTTCGACCAGGCCAAGCGACGCCACACCTCGTTCGCCAGCGTTTTCGTTTCTCCGGAAATCGACGAAAACATAGATATCGTTATCAAGCCCGAGGACATCCGCGTAGATACCTACCGTTCAGGCGGCGCGGGCGGTCAGCACGTCAATACCACCGACTCCGCCGTCCGCATCACGCACTTCCCATCGGGGATCGTTGTGAGCTGCCAGAACGAGCGCTCTCAGCACAAGAACCGCGACCGAGGCTTCAAGATTCTTCGTTCCAAACTCTACGAGTACGAACTTGAGAAGAAGCGCGCAACCAGTCGCCAGATCGAAGATACCAAGCTCGATATCGATTTCGGTTCACAGATACGCTCTTACGTCTTACATCCGTATCGCATGGTCAAAGACCATCGGACGAAGTATGAGGTGGGCGATGTAGACAGAATCCTTGACGGCGATCTCGATGGCTTCATCCGCGCATACTTGCAATTGCGGCGCGCCGAAACAAAAGCATAA
- a CDS encoding replication-associated recombination protein A: MSLFRAIPDFDEPVDRSRPLADRMRPRDLDEIVGQEHILGPGKPLRVQIERDDTGSIIFWGPPGVGKTTLAKIIARRTHADYVEFSAVMTGIKEIKQVMVDADKARQFGTRTIVFIDEIHRFNKAQQDAFLPYVESGGIRLIGATTENPSFEVISALLSRTRVYTLNPLSEEEITILLERALEDKERGLGELQLKPEAGTLEKIAAYASGDARSAYNVLDIASTLAVQAAGGASGGTITMGMVQDALQKRILRYDKAGEEHFNIISALHKSVRNSDPDATLYWLGRMLEAGEDPLYVARRLVRMAVEDVGLADPHALQLAVAARDAVDFIGMPEGNLALAEAAVYLAVAPKSNALYTAYGAVQRDVEETAADQVPLHLRNAPTKLMKGLGYGKDYQYAHDLEDKVADMQCLPDNLKNRVYYRPTNEGVEKRIRDRMQEIARLKARAKRDDSGQSSSQ; encoded by the coding sequence ATGAGCCTATTCCGCGCAATCCCTGATTTCGACGAACCAGTGGACCGGTCGCGTCCGCTGGCGGACCGCATGCGCCCGCGCGACCTGGACGAGATCGTCGGGCAGGAACATATTCTTGGTCCGGGTAAGCCGCTGCGCGTGCAGATCGAACGCGATGACACCGGCTCCATCATTTTCTGGGGACCGCCGGGCGTCGGCAAAACCACCTTGGCGAAGATCATCGCCCGGAGAACACACGCGGACTACGTTGAGTTCTCGGCGGTGATGACAGGCATCAAGGAAATCAAGCAGGTGATGGTCGATGCCGACAAGGCCCGGCAGTTTGGTACGCGAACCATCGTATTCATCGACGAAATCCATCGCTTCAACAAGGCTCAACAGGACGCTTTCCTTCCTTACGTAGAGAGTGGAGGCATACGGCTGATCGGCGCGACGACGGAGAACCCGTCGTTCGAAGTCATCTCCGCGCTGCTCTCCCGCACCCGTGTGTACACGCTGAATCCGTTGAGCGAAGAGGAAATCACGATACTGCTTGAGCGCGCGTTGGAAGACAAAGAGCGTGGTCTTGGCGAATTGCAGTTGAAGCCGGAAGCTGGAACGCTGGAGAAAATCGCGGCTTACGCGAGCGGCGATGCGCGCAGCGCGTACAACGTTCTGGATATCGCTTCGACGCTGGCAGTGCAGGCCGCAGGTGGCGCAAGCGGTGGCACAATCACGATGGGCATGGTGCAGGACGCGCTACAGAAGCGCATTCTGCGCTACGACAAAGCTGGCGAGGAGCACTTCAACATCATCTCCGCGCTACATAAGTCGGTGCGTAACAGCGATCCCGACGCGACGCTGTACTGGCTGGGAAGAATGCTGGAAGCCGGTGAAGACCCGCTCTATGTTGCGCGGCGACTGGTGCGCATGGCCGTCGAAGACGTCGGACTGGCCGACCCTCATGCCTTGCAATTAGCGGTTGCAGCGCGCGACGCCGTGGACTTCATCGGCATGCCGGAAGGAAATCTGGCACTGGCTGAAGCGGCGGTTTATCTCGCAGTGGCTCCGAAGTCCAACGCGCTCTATACGGCGTATGGCGCGGTGCAACGCGACGTAGAAGAAACGGCTGCCGACCAGGTACCGCTGCATCTTCGCAACGCTCCCACGAAGCTGATGAAGGGCTTGGGATACGGCAAGGATTACCAGTACGCCCACGACCTGGAAGACAAAGTGGCGGACATGCAGTGCCTGCCTGACAATCTGAAGAACCGCGTGTACTACCGCCCTACCAACGAAGGCGTGGAGAAACGCATCCGCGACCGCATGCAGGAAATTGCGCGATTGAAAGCCCGCGCCAAGCGCGACGACTCCGGCCAATCCAGTTCTCAATAA
- a CDS encoding dihydrofolate reductase family protein has product MKDFEILFDHGERSELLDPVYSPYGRLGFPTPPANRPWIYANFVQSLDGIVSLLGSSASGADISHSEEDRWLMDMLRAHADGVLLGLGTLLQETALGRPRKRGPVFRIMEEPLQQLRAKLHRGRERNIFVTAFAKFQLDDFAVFDAERVDPIILTTAEGADRLAPQLASKPGVKIIVAGGQGRVDLPLAMQKLRHDLNIRYLLCEGGPILYGNMIRADLIDEKFLTVSPVEVGQQVPPDQPRLEGQTAQIRPTILDGPGFRSDELRWWTWVSCRKVGDHQFNRYRLKRRAADISSSE; this is encoded by the coding sequence ATGAAAGACTTCGAAATCCTTTTCGACCACGGTGAACGTTCCGAGTTGCTCGATCCTGTGTACTCACCCTACGGGCGGCTCGGCTTTCCGACTCCACCGGCCAACCGGCCCTGGATCTACGCCAACTTCGTCCAATCGCTCGACGGCATTGTTTCGCTACTCGGTTCCAGCGCGTCCGGTGCAGACATCTCCCACTCAGAGGAGGATCGCTGGCTTATGGACATGCTCCGAGCGCACGCCGACGGCGTGTTGCTCGGTCTCGGCACGCTGTTGCAGGAAACTGCGCTAGGACGGCCACGTAAGCGCGGCCCTGTCTTCCGCATCATGGAAGAGCCGCTTCAGCAGCTCCGCGCCAAGCTGCATCGCGGTCGCGAGAGGAACATCTTTGTGACCGCCTTCGCCAAATTCCAACTCGATGATTTTGCCGTCTTCGACGCCGAGCGCGTCGATCCCATCATCTTGACGACGGCCGAGGGCGCGGATCGCCTGGCCCCACAGCTAGCCTCGAAACCGGGTGTGAAGATTATCGTTGCAGGCGGGCAGGGAAGGGTGGACCTCCCCCTTGCCATGCAGAAACTCCGGCACGACCTGAACATACGTTACTTGTTGTGCGAGGGCGGTCCCATTCTCTACGGAAATATGATTCGCGCCGATCTGATCGATGAGAAGTTCCTGACAGTATCTCCGGTTGAGGTTGGCCAGCAGGTCCCCCCGGATCAGCCACGTCTTGAGGGTCAAACGGCCCAAATCCGCCCGACGATTCTTGACGGCCCGGGCTTCCGCTCCGATGAACTCCGTTGGTGGACGTGGGTGAGCTGCCGCAAGGTAGGCGACCACCAGTTCAATCGCTACCGTCTCAAGCGAAGAGCAGCGGATATCAGCAGCAGTGAGTAG
- a CDS encoding CoA-binding protein, protein MPGSDPITDVLKRAKTIAVVGLADNPSRPSFGVSSYMQQQGYRIIPVNPGIQAALGEKSYASLLDIPDKDSIDIVDVFRRPDAVPEIVDQAIRLKIPVLWLQETVVHEEAAQRARDAGIFVVMDRCILKEHRARMR, encoded by the coding sequence ATGCCGGGAAGCGATCCCATCACCGATGTACTGAAGCGAGCTAAGACCATCGCTGTTGTCGGACTTGCCGACAACCCGTCGCGCCCGAGCTTCGGCGTTTCTTCTTACATGCAGCAGCAGGGATACCGCATCATCCCCGTGAACCCCGGCATTCAGGCGGCTCTCGGCGAGAAGTCGTACGCCTCGCTCCTCGACATCCCAGACAAAGACAGCATCGACATCGTCGATGTGTTCCGCCGTCCCGACGCGGTCCCCGAGATTGTCGATCAGGCCATACGGTTGAAAATCCCAGTGCTCTGGTTGCAGGAAACCGTTGTACATGAAGAAGCCGCGCAGCGAGCTCGCGACGCCGGCATCTTCGTCGTCATGGACCGCTGTATCCTGAAGGAACATCGCGCCCGAATGCGCTAG
- the lnt gene encoding apolipoprotein N-acyltransferase: protein MLQILIFPTPGLYMLCWVALAPLIYAILRAREQDAAELLASDPTSYLAPATTRQGFILGYVSGVIWYFGSCYWVYHVMHFYGGLHPVIAFVLLLLFSLYLGLYHGIFGALLAWAAQSRTGFSRRALVLAPFLWVSVELARTYITGFPWDLLGTSQVDNVPLARIATVTGVYGLSFEIALVNAAFAAAFLVVRRNRKTMLLAALTGAIALQAGRWVQPEPVPADSTATLVQQNIPISDDWNYASYDRLLRELGDLSVPATAPGGTPGLIIWPESPAPFFLNDQRFVESVSDIAKHGNAFVVAGSLGVRAVAKGEQPNDVYNSAVLVSPSGNIASRYDKVHLVPFGEYVPFASLLSFAQALTHEVGNFSAGAERIPLDLGHAKVGVFICYESVFPAEIRMFAAHGAQVFVNISNDGWFGNYGAPEQHLNMARMRAIENHRWLLRATNTGITASIDPWGRIVARAPRNRRTVLQAPYSLIGENTFYTRAGDWFPILCAIISIAGLFFRGRTRAEMAEPQPV, encoded by the coding sequence GTGCTGCAGATACTTATCTTTCCAACTCCGGGCCTCTACATGCTTTGCTGGGTAGCCCTAGCGCCTTTGATCTACGCTATCCTGCGTGCCCGTGAGCAAGATGCCGCCGAACTGCTCGCCAGCGATCCCACTTCGTACCTAGCTCCCGCCACGACTCGACAGGGCTTCATCCTCGGATACGTTAGCGGCGTCATCTGGTACTTCGGAAGCTGCTACTGGGTGTACCACGTCATGCACTTTTACGGAGGCCTGCACCCTGTGATCGCCTTCGTCTTGTTGCTGCTGTTCTCGCTTTACCTCGGTCTGTACCATGGCATCTTCGGCGCGCTGCTTGCGTGGGCAGCCCAGTCCCGCACAGGTTTCAGCCGGCGTGCTCTGGTCCTCGCTCCATTCCTCTGGGTCTCTGTCGAGCTTGCCCGGACCTATATCACCGGATTCCCTTGGGATCTGCTTGGGACGTCGCAGGTTGATAACGTCCCACTCGCCCGGATTGCCACCGTCACCGGTGTTTACGGACTCTCCTTCGAGATCGCACTCGTCAACGCGGCCTTTGCAGCCGCGTTCCTGGTCGTGCGCCGAAATCGAAAGACAATGCTTCTGGCGGCACTCACCGGAGCCATCGCGCTCCAGGCGGGCCGCTGGGTGCAGCCTGAACCTGTGCCAGCGGACTCAACGGCCACTCTCGTTCAGCAGAACATTCCGATCTCGGACGACTGGAACTACGCTTCCTACGATCGCCTGCTGCGGGAACTCGGCGATCTGAGTGTCCCGGCAACAGCACCTGGCGGAACGCCCGGCCTCATCATCTGGCCTGAATCGCCCGCGCCCTTCTTCCTCAACGATCAGCGTTTTGTGGAATCCGTCAGCGATATTGCTAAGCACGGCAATGCGTTCGTCGTTGCCGGCAGTCTTGGCGTCCGCGCTGTTGCGAAGGGCGAGCAACCGAACGATGTGTATAACTCTGCCGTTCTCGTCAGTCCTTCCGGCAACATAGCCTCACGCTACGACAAAGTTCACCTCGTCCCCTTCGGCGAATACGTCCCCTTCGCCTCTTTGCTCTCATTTGCCCAGGCACTCACGCACGAAGTCGGCAACTTCTCCGCCGGAGCCGAACGCATTCCGCTGGACCTCGGCCATGCCAAGGTCGGCGTCTTTATCTGCTACGAGTCGGTGTTTCCGGCCGAGATTCGCATGTTCGCTGCTCACGGCGCGCAGGTCTTCGTAAACATCTCCAACGACGGATGGTTTGGAAACTACGGTGCCCCCGAACAGCACCTCAACATGGCTCGTATGCGCGCCATTGAGAACCATCGCTGGCTGCTGCGCGCTACCAACACCGGCATTACGGCCTCGATCGATCCTTGGGGACGCATCGTCGCCCGCGCCCCACGCAATCGGCGCACCGTTTTGCAGGCGCCCTATTCGCTTATCGGCGAGAACACGTTCTACACCCGCGCAGGCGATTGGTTCCCTATCCTATGTGCGATAATTTCCATCGCAGGGCTGTTCTTCCGGGGCCGTACTCGCGCCGAAATGGCCGAGCCTCAGCCCGTCTAA
- a CDS encoding cation transporter, whose protein sequence is MGPKTENTNATLDSRLSTRDRAIHRGRRLEYLTIAWNSLEAVVSIIAGFIAGSIALVGFGLDSVIETSSGAVMLWRFHGSNERDAVRRERAERIALRLVGLSFLALAAYVLIDAGQSLITREAPDSSVAGIIIAALSLVVMPVLARSKRRVASALDSGAMQADSRQTDICAYLSAILLLGLGLNAAFGWWWADPVAGLIMVPIIAKEGIEAVQGKTCACHDGLDPATSIANCNSSCDCH, encoded by the coding sequence GTGGGTCCTAAAACTGAAAACACGAACGCGACTCTCGACTCGCGACTCTCGACTCGCGACCGCGCCATTCACCGGGGACGCCGCCTCGAGTACCTCACGATTGCCTGGAACTCTCTCGAAGCAGTCGTCTCCATCATTGCCGGCTTTATCGCTGGCAGCATCGCTCTCGTCGGCTTCGGTCTAGATTCCGTTATTGAGACCTCTTCCGGGGCAGTCATGCTATGGCGTTTCCACGGCTCCAACGAGCGTGACGCCGTGCGTCGCGAGCGGGCCGAGCGCATCGCATTACGTTTGGTCGGGCTCAGTTTCCTTGCCCTGGCTGCTTATGTTCTGATCGACGCCGGACAGTCGCTCATCACCCGCGAGGCACCCGACTCCAGTGTCGCCGGGATCATCATTGCCGCGCTGTCGCTGGTCGTCATGCCTGTGCTTGCGCGCAGCAAGCGTCGCGTTGCCTCCGCACTCGACAGCGGAGCGATGCAGGCCGACTCGCGCCAGACAGACATTTGCGCGTATCTCTCGGCGATTCTTCTGCTCGGCCTTGGTCTCAACGCCGCCTTCGGTTGGTGGTGGGCTGATCCAGTCGCTGGATTGATTATGGTGCCCATCATCGCGAAGGAAGGCATCGAAGCCGTGCAAGGCAAAACCTGCGCGTGCCACGACGGACTCGACCCGGCCACCTCCATCGCCAACTGCAACTCAAGCTGCGATTGCCACTGA
- a CDS encoding RNA methyltransferase: MSTGFEDRLRPITSRQNSLVKDLRKAFTHAETTEDGYCAIEGVRIIEEAIRSGLRFKAVFVSESAQERAKKLLPQLAAQVELLLVPDEVFQSAVPTETPQGIAALVKLKSFDFKDVLRSDDALILAAAGLQDPGNLGTIIRSAEAFGAAGVVLAEKTVSAYNPKVVRASAGSLFRLPVLKVPAADALATMRGRGMRILATSSHKGVPLDEADLTGGLAIFVGSEGAGVPKDIIGAADETIAIPQSPRVESLNAGIAASIVLYEAARQRRG; the protein is encoded by the coding sequence ATGAGTACCGGGTTTGAAGACCGCCTGAGGCCTATTACCAGCCGGCAGAACTCGCTGGTGAAGGACCTGCGAAAGGCGTTTACGCACGCCGAGACCACGGAAGACGGCTACTGCGCCATCGAGGGCGTACGCATCATCGAAGAGGCCATTCGCAGCGGATTGCGGTTTAAAGCCGTGTTCGTGAGCGAGTCGGCGCAGGAGAGAGCTAAGAAGCTGCTGCCCCAACTCGCCGCACAGGTCGAGTTGTTGCTGGTTCCAGATGAGGTCTTCCAGAGCGCCGTACCTACCGAGACTCCACAAGGAATCGCAGCGCTAGTCAAGCTGAAGTCTTTCGACTTCAAGGATGTTCTGCGCTCGGACGACGCGCTCATACTGGCCGCCGCCGGACTTCAAGATCCCGGAAACCTCGGCACCATCATTCGTTCAGCTGAGGCCTTCGGAGCCGCGGGCGTGGTCCTCGCCGAGAAGACCGTGAGCGCCTACAACCCGAAAGTGGTACGCGCCTCCGCCGGTTCCCTTTTCCGGCTTCCAGTGCTGAAAGTACCGGCCGCCGATGCCCTCGCGACCATGCGTGGCCGCGGAATGCGCATACTCGCGACATCGTCCCACAAAGGTGTGCCGCTCGATGAAGCCGACCTCACCGGTGGCCTGGCTATCTTCGTCGGCAGTGAGGGCGCTGGGGTCCCGAAGGACATTATCGGAGCAGCCGATGAGACCATCGCCATTCCTCAGTCGCCGAGAGTGGAGTCGCTGAACGCGGGCATCGCAGCATCGATTGTCTTGTACGAAGCCGCGCGCCAACGCCGCGGGTGA
- a CDS encoding L-threonylcarbamoyladenylate synthase: protein MHPEIIKVNCDTPEQSLITYAAEQIRSGRVLGMPTDTFYGLAVDPFNLHAVERVYEIKERGRHKPLSLLIESIEQAEQMADDLPDELYGLAERFWPGPLTIIVKAAPRLPLKVTANTGNIAIRVPSAAIPLAVIRAAKVPITATSANLSGASECTTAEAVKGQLKDRVSVIVDGGTSPRSVPSTIVHLDRRGWKLMREGAIAKQAIVELLGTE, encoded by the coding sequence TTGCATCCCGAAATTATCAAAGTTAATTGCGACACTCCGGAGCAATCGCTGATCACCTATGCAGCCGAGCAAATACGCTCGGGCAGGGTGCTTGGCATGCCGACCGATACGTTTTACGGTCTTGCCGTCGATCCCTTCAACCTCCACGCCGTTGAGCGCGTTTATGAAATTAAGGAGCGCGGACGCCACAAGCCACTGTCTCTGCTCATTGAGAGCATCGAGCAGGCGGAACAGATGGCCGACGACCTGCCCGACGAGCTTTATGGGCTGGCCGAACGCTTTTGGCCCGGACCACTCACCATCATCGTGAAGGCGGCTCCGCGGCTGCCACTGAAGGTCACGGCAAATACTGGCAACATTGCAATTCGCGTCCCTTCGGCGGCGATCCCGCTTGCCGTTATACGCGCAGCAAAGGTGCCGATCACGGCTACGTCCGCGAACCTGAGCGGCGCCAGCGAATGCACCACGGCGGAAGCCGTCAAGGGTCAACTGAAGGACCGTGTTTCCGTCATAGTGGACGGAGGCACATCTCCACGTAGCGTGCCCTCGACCATCGTCCATCTTGATCGTCGCGGATGGAAGTTGATGCGCGAAGGCGCGATAGCCAAGCAGGCGATCGTGGAGTTGCTCGGGACGGAATGA
- a CDS encoding APC family permease has translation MAESKATTPPNTTNRVRIVVATSVMLTFISFWRAAAVVLNDLGSSAFYAGPIAEQAVGKAAPWFILGVMLFAFTVRAVYVESCSMFVRGGVYRVVKEALGGGLAKVSVSALMFDYILTGPISGVSAGHYISGLFNDLLNTAHQHGFFPYAWQLNENYAAMTFAIAMTIYYWWQNTKGIEESTEKALNVMKIVTVMIVILLGWSFITLLKVGIHLPPAPIPSNLHFSEESLGFLKHTDWAKTIGLFGILVAFGHSVLAMSGEETLAQVNRELAHPKLLNLKKAAIVIGVYSLMFTGLVTLLGVMLVPDDLRLTIYKDNLISGLAMSMWGPQLLKLFFQGFVVVVGFLMLSGAINTSIIGANGVLNRISEDGVLTDWFRKPQKRFGTSYRIINMIVIMQILTIIGSRGDVYLLGEAYAFGVIWSFTFNSFSMLVLRFKYKGERGWKMPPNLRIGSVEIPVGLASVFLVLLAIAITNLLTKSIATVSGLIFTGVFLVIFTVSERINMRKFADNKASMKEHFQLLHRDSVDTQTVGIRPGSTLVAVRDYNTLNHLKWVLTNRSSEGQDVVVLAARLTGPGSAEFDLSMDQIFSDYEQTLFTRAVSVAESYGKHIDLLVVPARDVWSAIVQTANALESSAIVAGLSSKMTAQEQALYLGRAWEAMPEPKRQMLFQVVRPDGEVDTFRIGPHTPAMRTEDVHLVHRIWLDVTRLKGLEGVHHSDLVTMALTRFARDYTSNDREGIVRELKKLEDKRTHRHVLGQGVLPGRTVPASDGKEHEEPPVVEP, from the coding sequence ATGGCTGAATCGAAGGCTACCACGCCTCCTAATACGACGAATCGAGTCCGCATTGTAGTTGCGACCTCGGTAATGCTTACCTTCATTTCCTTCTGGCGAGCTGCCGCAGTCGTCCTGAACGATCTTGGTTCCTCTGCTTTCTATGCCGGTCCAATCGCCGAACAGGCGGTGGGCAAGGCTGCGCCCTGGTTCATCCTGGGAGTAATGCTGTTCGCTTTCACGGTGCGAGCGGTATACGTCGAGAGTTGCTCGATGTTTGTACGCGGCGGCGTTTACCGGGTGGTGAAAGAAGCGCTGGGGGGAGGATTAGCGAAGGTCAGCGTTTCGGCGCTTATGTTCGACTACATCCTGACAGGCCCGATCTCGGGCGTGTCCGCCGGACACTACATCAGCGGCCTGTTCAACGACCTGTTGAATACGGCACACCAGCACGGTTTCTTTCCGTACGCATGGCAGTTGAACGAGAACTACGCGGCGATGACGTTCGCTATCGCCATGACGATCTATTACTGGTGGCAGAACACCAAGGGCATCGAGGAGTCGACCGAAAAAGCCCTGAACGTGATGAAGATTGTCACGGTGATGATCGTCATCCTGCTTGGCTGGTCGTTCATAACGCTGCTGAAGGTGGGCATACACCTGCCGCCGGCGCCGATCCCGTCCAACCTGCACTTCAGTGAGGAATCGCTTGGGTTCCTGAAGCATACGGACTGGGCAAAGACGATAGGGCTGTTCGGCATCCTGGTGGCGTTCGGCCACTCTGTGCTGGCCATGAGCGGCGAAGAGACTCTGGCGCAGGTGAACCGTGAACTGGCCCATCCAAAGCTTCTAAACCTCAAAAAGGCTGCAATCGTTATTGGCGTCTACAGCCTTATGTTTACGGGACTGGTAACGCTGCTGGGCGTAATGCTTGTGCCCGACGACCTTCGGCTCACGATATACAAAGACAACCTGATTAGCGGCCTCGCGATGAGCATGTGGGGGCCGCAACTGCTCAAGCTCTTCTTCCAGGGCTTCGTGGTGGTCGTTGGCTTCCTGATGCTCTCTGGCGCGATCAACACGTCAATCATCGGCGCCAATGGCGTGCTGAACCGCATTTCGGAAGACGGCGTTCTGACCGACTGGTTCCGCAAGCCCCAAAAGAGGTTTGGCACAAGTTACCGCATCATCAACATGATCGTGATAATGCAGATACTCACGATCATTGGCAGTCGAGGCGACGTTTACCTGCTCGGCGAAGCGTATGCATTTGGCGTGATCTGGAGCTTCACGTTCAACAGCTTCTCCATGCTGGTGCTGCGCTTCAAGTACAAGGGCGAACGCGGCTGGAAGATGCCGCCGAACTTGCGCATCGGCAGCGTTGAAATCCCGGTCGGACTGGCTTCGGTGTTCCTGGTTCTGCTGGCGATAGCAATTACGAATCTGCTTACAAAGTCGATCGCGACAGTTTCCGGCCTGATCTTTACAGGCGTTTTCCTGGTGATCTTTACGGTTTCCGAGCGGATCAACATGCGGAAGTTTGCTGATAACAAGGCAAGCATGAAGGAACACTTCCAGTTGCTGCATCGGGACAGTGTCGATACGCAAACCGTCGGTATTCGCCCGGGCAGCACCCTGGTGGCCGTGCGCGATTACAACACGCTCAACCACCTGAAGTGGGTGCTCACGAACAGAAGTTCCGAGGGCCAGGACGTCGTCGTTCTCGCGGCAAGGTTGACCGGACCCGGTTCCGCCGAGTTCGATCTTTCGATGGATCAGATATTCAGCGACTACGAGCAGACACTCTTTACCCGGGCCGTGAGCGTGGCCGAGAGCTATGGCAAACATATCGACCTGCTGGTAGTTCCGGCGCGCGATGTGTGGTCGGCCATTGTACAGACGGCAAATGCGCTGGAGTCGTCGGCAATCGTGGCGGGACTGTCGAGCAAGATGACCGCACAGGAGCAGGCTCTCTACCTCGGTCGCGCCTGGGAAGCTATGCCGGAACCGAAGCGGCAGATGCTGTTCCAGGTGGTGCGTCCGGACGGCGAGGTGGATACCTTCCGCATTGGCCCGCACACGCCCGCGATGCGGACGGAAGATGTACATCTGGTCCACAGGATCTGGCTGGACGTTACTCGACTTAAGGGATTGGAGGGCGTTCACCACTCCGACCTGGTAACGATGGCACTGACGCGGTTCGCACGGGATTACACCTCCAACGACCGCGAGGGCATTGTCCGTGAGTTGAAGAAGCTGGAAGACAAGCGTACTCACAGACATGTACTCGGGCAGGGAGTGTTACCGGGCAGAACCGTCCCGGCAAGCGATGGCAAAGAACATGAAGAGCCGCCGGTCGTAGAGCCTTAA